In the genome of Bos mutus isolate GX-2022 chromosome 20, NWIPB_WYAK_1.1, whole genome shotgun sequence, one region contains:
- the LOC102269741 gene encoding stathmin yields MASSDIQVKKLEKPSSGQAFELILSPRSKESVPEFPLSPPKKDLSLEEIQKKLEAAEERRKSHEAEVLKQLAEKGEHEKEVLQKAIEDNFSKMAEEKLTHKMEANKENREAQMAAKHIEEVRKDKESKDPADETEAD; encoded by the coding sequence ATGGCTTCTTCTGATATCCAGGTGAAGAAACTGGAGAAGCCTTCCTCAGGCCAGGCTTTTGAGCTGATTCTCAGCCCTCGATCAAAAGAATCTGTCCCAGAatttcccctttcccctcccaAGAAGGATCTTTCCCTGGAGGAAATTCAGAAGAAAttagaagctgcagaagaaagacGCAAGTCCCATGAAGCTGAGGTCTTGAAGCAGCTTGCTGAGAAAGGGGAGCACGAGAAAGAAGTGCTTCAGAAAGCGATAGAGGACAACTTCAGTAAAATGGCGGAAGAGAAGCTGACCCACAAGATGGAAGCCAACAAAGAGAACAGAGAGGCACAGATGGCCGCCAAGCACATTGAAGAAGTGCGGAAGGACAAAGAATCCAAAGATCCTGCTGATGAGACTGAAGCCGACTAA